TCAAAACTATGATCACGTCCTTTTGGTATAGACTGAATATTTTGGATGCATTTTCCAGGACAGGAGCTCAAATGGCAATCTGTCGAGACTTACGACGCTAAACTAGTCGTTTACTatgaaaataatgacaaaggATACGCTCATCAAAACGACCATGCTGCGGCATGCGTCAATACTGAAGCCTCCACTTTTCAAGTCTcctataaaaaaagaataataataataaataaataaaaaacagcatACCGATAAGGGAATTCCTTTTATTCAATGtatgaaaaatgtcatttgtccCAGCCTTACCTTTCAAGACACTATCATTGAGGAGCTTCTGAAGCAGTTCGGCATCCACTTCGTCATACTGAAATCAAATAAGATGAAGAGAATGCACGTGCACCTTTGACACTGAGCTTGCATGTCGGGGGAGCGGAGGGTGTGTGAATTTATTcagcttgttaaaaaaaaaaaaaaaaacttgcatgTTCTATTATGTGTGCTTGTTAGACGTTTTTTTATGTCTAAATCCGCTGAAGCTTTATAAGCAAATGGATGTAAGAGTTTcctcatttcatttcagtcCCTTTCAATGTGTGGGAAGGAGGGCGTCGCCTCTGGTGACGAGCCACCGCCGATGCTTGAAGAGCAGCGAATAGAGTTGCGAGACTTTGTTCAGCGTTGAAATGATGTTGAcatgtaaaacaaaagtgtgCAAGCAAGTGTAAGCAACCGCTTCAACGTTCAGCTGAGCAATGCCAAAAGAGCTTTTTTGAATGGGGCCGTGAGTTCCCGATGGCGGCACCTGAAAAGTGCATGAGCGGACTTTTTCTGCGGAAATACGTATATTCCAATGACAATAAGGTGTCATCCACATTTGCCAGTTCAAGATGCAAGAACTACCTGGCCAAATAGTTGCTGGAACAGGATTCTCTTGTCATCGGCGGTGGCGGCAGCATTTGGGCTCTACAAAACAGGAAGGTAGTGTTCAAAATGCAACTTCTTCTTTTCAATTGCATCGAATAAGCCAAAGGCAACCTCTTCGACGACGTCTTTATAGCCATGAGCGCCAGAAGTCTCGCTGTGGAGATGCGTATCATTTTGTCAAGGTCATAGTCGGGATtgcacatacgtacatacatagtTTAGGGTGAACTTACTGGATATGAGCCTCGGCCTTGGAGAGGATGGTCAGGATGAAGGAGGCAGTGTCGTTGGGCTTGAAAGTTGACGGCACAATCAGGTATTCCCCTGGCGCCAATTCCACCAGTTCCATCACCTCACGAGCGTTGGTGAAGCTTTTAGTCTGCACGACCGCTTTGTTTCTGCTGAAGAAAGATGCCGGAAAACTTCCCCTCTGGGCCGTCAACTGGGATTCCGTTTGACACGCGCTGAGAGTCAATTTGTGTTGCAACATAAGATGGATGACACTGATGGAAGGATACTCACTTCTTTTGGGACCTGATGACCATTGGTTCATGTCggggacaaaaaaagagatgctCTCTCTCGTATCCCATATTTGAATCATGACAGCTGCTAGCATAGGGTTAGCATTCAAAATGACTGACCTGAAATACGGAGAATCCAATGTGGAGATTCTTGACCAAGGCTCTGTTTCTTTTGTCCGGCATTTGCATGAGTGACACCAGCATATTTCTTTCCCCTTGTTTGGGAGCACATTGAGTGCCACTCTGAACTTGCTCAATGCTGACTCGATACTGCGGATTAGTCCAGAAGCTCTGCTCTgtcatggaaacaaacaaacaaacaaacaaacaatttgtCCATTACTCCAATCGCCGAAATGTTGAACacaggctgtgatttaccgaagtcaaattccttgtttggcacgctcaaacatggcgaataaaaactcttgaatcatCGTGTCGTCGTGGACAAACTGTTCACCCGCATCATCGCAGCAATTCCGTACTAGTCTCTCTTGATTGGAGATTGGATAAAAGCGGCCccaaatacatttgatttgctttggtGGCCCGCCCAAAGGCAGATATTGCTAAAGTACCATTCATGCATCCTCCAGCTGTTTTCCCAGCAAGCCATCTGCCCTCGTAGAAGGACGTCCTCCAATGGCAGTGCGAGTTTCCATCAAGGAAGTCGGGACACGTACAGCAGATGTCCAGATCGCAATAAAATCGACAAAAGTCTTGCAGGCTCATCCTGTTGTGGGAATCGGCGTTTGCTTacaatcgctcctgagtatcaGCAATAGAAATCATTTCAAGTAGGTCGCTTACCAAAATTCCCCATTGTCAACCACGGAAAGAGACAGGGATTGCTCTTGCGGGCTCACCGTTTGCCATAAAGGTGACCTGgccattttcatttccaacaCATAAGATGCAGCAGCGCACGTTTACAGCACAACACAAAATGGCTGTCGTCAATTTCTACCGTTTGAATTTGGTATGTCCTGCATGACTTGAAAACGGTCCTACTCTCCAGCTGGATTTGCCCTTTGAAAAGCATCAGATGTAACGTACCGATCGCTCCAGTCGCCGTTCCACTCGCCCCTGCCCCAGGGGTTTAACAATCGCACCAAATTGACTGCTTGGCCTCGACTCATCACCTGTTCCAAAACGCAACGGTTCCTACGTGTGAAGCAAAAGTCAAATGTTCCTCCATTGCAACGTTTTAAGAGTTCACCTGTCTGACCCCGGTGACCGTGTAGGCGTGGCCTTGAACCAATCCATTTGGCAAAACAGTGTTGGCTGCTGTCTCCTACAAGTCACAACAAGCATCTTTTGAGCTACGACTAATCTGTCACACAAGAAATGAAGGAAAGTGACATGTAGGATCTTGAAAGACACCGCTAGAAAGAAAGAATCCGGAGTTCAGCTGAGTTACAAAGGCTCAATGCCGATATGTCCCTTTCCCTTGAAATTGCAAGAGCCATCGTCTGTCTCCCCAGTGGTGTTTGCGTAAAGCCTCCAAGGATGATTGGGGCCCGCAAAGCCCTCAAGCAAATGGGCTCAAGCGAACGGAATGGCTCGAGGGTGGTGGCGGTGGCGCGAACGTTGCGCTTACCCCTTGAGGAGTGCCGCATCCCATCAGCGACATGGATTGTCCGGCTCTGCACATAAGCTCCCAAAGGTCTTGGGGAGGATCTGACAGATTGATACAAATGTGAACGCCGCCCGTGAAGTCCACCAACGCCTCGTCGGTTGTTCCGGCACTCATGTCTGAATAGGAACCGCAAACCCTGGCACAAGTATGTtgcaatgatgatgatagaaaTGAGCAAATTAAACCCATTCTATACATACAAATGGTTCCATACTTTGCATAAGCTTTCTCCAACAAAGCGGGCCAAAATTCTGTTGGGTCTTTGGATCTCACAAAAAGCAGTTTGCCATTGATCGTTGGGAGCTTGTCATCGATGACCACGTCAACCCACCTGCCAAATCTCCAGAACTGAAATGGTGGGAGAGATGAAgtcacatatacatacatacgtacatacgtacatacatacatacatacacacatacacacatacatacatactacTAATACTTGGACTGTTTACGTGCTTTGCAGCAATGCTATGTATTCATCACagtgtattgtatttttgctcTTATGATGTTTCAAGGTTACAAAGGTTTGAGCAGCAGCGTAAGGATACATCGGCCTCTGCTACAAGAAGTCAAGGTAAGTAACtactggtttgtttgtttgtttgtttgtttgtttgtttttcttcttcttcttctggctAAAGCAGTATTGCTGTCGATTCTGATTACAGCTAGAGCTGCACTCTACGCCAGCATGTcagaaaaatgcaaaagtcCATGCGAATTGCAACGTCATTTACCCGGAAATGAAAGAGTCCGCAGTAGTCGTCGACAAAGTTTTGCTCAAGAGGAACAACGTGCTGAAAGACAGCTGGCTTGAATGTCAGTGCACCTAGAGATGCAAGGAACCAGCAATTTCCTGACACGAGACATTTGGAGTGAGTGCTCAGCATAGTGTAACAAGCTCTTGAATGATGCACTTTCATTTTCTTACCAACCATGCCTTGACCAAAGTCAAACCTGGAGATGCCATCGACAACAAAAGATGGATTGGGAACCAGTTTCTGAAAGAGACAATATTTTAGGATGCGTATGAGTTTGACGTTGGAAAAAGGAAACGTACTCCCGGTCTGTGCCATTGCACTGCACTGAGGTCCGAAGGACTCAGCGCAGCCTTGCCGAGGGATCGCGCGTCTGGGGGGAACATGTCGTCGATGTAGCGTAGTTGCCGGCTGACGCAGTACGCTTTCAATCGACGGTAGTCTTGCTTGAAGAGCACCTCGGGGTTGCTGACGGTCCCGTAAGCATCTCCTGCATGCCGTGCATTGATGATGCTCATGCACACGCCTGGAGAAAGCATTTCGGTGCTGACCCGTGCTGCACTGTAAAGGAACAGCGGTtgaaaaggccaaaatcttctCATTATTACTATTTGTTGAAGATGGCACCATATTTACACTTTGGttcgcttgcttgcttgcttgcttgcttgcttgcttgcttgcttgcttgcttgcttgcttgcttgcttgcttgcttgcttgcttccttgcttgcttgcttgcttgcttgcttgcttgcttgcttgcttccttgcttgcttgcttgcttgcgtgcttgcttgcttgcttgcttgcttgcttgcttgcttgcttgcttgcttgcttgcttgcttgcttccttgcttgcttgcttgcttgcttgcaatCAGTCCCTCATTCAGTAGTTTTCTTCACGTTGATCTGTTTTATCCAAGGTAACGACTTCTAAATAGAATGTCAACACAAGGAGATTGCTTGGGTTGGAAATCAAAGAGGGAATCTCCTCGCAAACATGAATCAATCCGGTTCATCCTGTTCAGAGCCGCAGCCAGCCTGCCCGTCCAGATGAATTTTAAGGACGGATGCTTGGCAGCCAATCATGAAATCAATGCCACACCTCGAGTGGGAATTCCTTTCAATTTTTCTGCAACTTCACTCTCAAGGT
Above is a genomic segment from Syngnathus acus chromosome 22, fSynAcu1.2, whole genome shotgun sequence containing:
- the zgc:136872 gene encoding calpain-1 catalytic subunit: MLSPGVCMSIINARHAGDAYGTVSNPEVLFKQDYRRLKAYCVSRQLRYIDDMFPPDARSLGKAALSPSDLSAVQWHRPGKLVPNPSFVVDGISRFDFGQGMVGNCWFLASLGALTFKPAVFQHVVPLEQNFVDDYCGLFHFRFWRFGRWVDVVIDDKLPTINGKLLFVRSKDPTEFWPALLEKAYAKVCGSYSDMSAGTTDEALVDFTGGVHICINLSDPPQDLWELMCRAGQSMSLMGCGTPQGETAANTVLPNGLVQGHAYTVTGVRQVMSRGQAVNLVRLLNPWGRGEWNGDWSDRSPLWQTVSPQEQSLSLSVVDNGEFWMSLQDFCRFYCDLDICCTCPDFLDGNSHCHWRTSFYEGRWLAGKTAGGCMNEQSFWTNPQYRVSIEQVQSGTQCAPKQGERNMLVSLMQMPDKRNRALVKNLHIGFSVFQVPKELTAQRGSFPASFFSRNKAVVQTKSFTNAREVMELVELAPGEYLIVPSTFKPNDTASFILTILSKAEAHIHETSGAHGYKDVVEESPNAAATADDKRILFQQLFGQYDEVDAELLQKLLNDSVLKGDLKSGGFSIDACRSMVVLMSTTTNGKLNAGELYSLWKKVAKYKDLFRRIDVSTNGTVTLSELKNAAINLGIRVSDNMLKVLTLRYGTSSGHITMENFITLALRLVSMKKIFNRFSDGTTMTLPESEWMQISMCT